A single genomic interval of Cellvibrio sp. PSBB023 harbors:
- the metF gene encoding methylenetetrahydrofolate reductase [NAD(P)H] yields MNDSQPRLSFEFFPPKTPEGKEKLIKVRDQLNEFAPDFFSVTYGAGGSTRDNTKGIVTQFKADGISIAPHLSFGGDDEVTIKSLIQEYKDAGVDRIVALRGDMPSGVGGAYQLVYANELVAFIRNHFGEHFHLEVAAYPEIHPQAKSYSDDVRYLKGKFDAGANSAITQYFFNPDSYFYFIDQCQKAGITQPIYPGIMPIINYKNLTRFSDVCGADIPRWLRKALENYGDDEASLKAFGVELVTDLCDTLLENGAPGLHFYTMNQTEPTAEIVRNLGLIPTDD; encoded by the coding sequence ATGAACGACTCACAACCGCGCTTAAGTTTTGAATTCTTTCCGCCTAAAACGCCGGAAGGCAAAGAAAAACTGATTAAAGTACGCGATCAATTAAATGAATTTGCCCCTGACTTTTTTTCTGTCACTTATGGCGCTGGCGGCTCAACCCGCGACAATACCAAAGGCATAGTCACACAATTTAAAGCGGATGGCATAAGCATTGCTCCGCACTTGTCATTTGGTGGCGACGATGAAGTTACCATCAAATCATTAATTCAAGAATACAAAGATGCCGGCGTTGATCGTATTGTGGCCCTGCGCGGCGACATGCCCTCCGGTGTCGGCGGCGCTTATCAGTTGGTTTACGCCAATGAGCTGGTAGCTTTTATCCGCAACCACTTTGGCGAACATTTCCATTTGGAAGTAGCGGCCTATCCGGAAATCCATCCGCAAGCCAAAAGCTACAGCGACGATGTTCGCTACCTGAAAGGCAAGTTTGATGCGGGTGCCAACAGCGCCATCACCCAATACTTTTTTAACCCTGATTCGTATTTTTATTTTATCGATCAGTGTCAAAAAGCAGGAATTACCCAGCCGATTTACCCCGGCATTATGCCCATCATCAACTACAAAAATCTGACTCGCTTTTCTGATGTATGCGGCGCAGACATTCCACGCTGGTTGCGTAAAGCGCTGGAAAATTACGGCGATGATGAAGCGAGCTTAAAAGCCTTTGGGGTAGAGTTAGTCACAGACCTGTGCGATACATTACTGGAAAACGGCGCGCCGGGTTTGCATTTTTACACCATGAACCAAACCGAACCCACGGCAGAAATTGTGCGCAACCTGGGTTTAATCCCCACCGATGACTAA
- the ahcY gene encoding adenosylhomocysteinase has product MSFTDYKVADMSLANWGRKEIEIAEGEMPALMALRRKYAASKPLADAKIIGCIHMTIQTAVLIETLVDLGAEVRWSSCNIFSTQDHAAAAIAAAGIPVFAWKGETEEEFWWCIEQTINKDGKPWDANMILDDGGDVTQVVHEKYPHMLDKIHGISEETTTGVHRLLDMLKKGQLKVPAINVNDAVTKSKNDNKYGCRHSLSDAIKRGTDHLLMGKKALVVGYGDVGKGSAASLRQEGMIVKITEIDPICAMQACMDGFEVVSPYNNGINTGKFEDINHAVLGTTDLVVTTTGNVNVCDSAMLRALKRNAVVCNIGHFDSEIDTAFMRKNWEWEEIKPQVHKVYRDKATNDHLIILSEGRLVNLGNATGHPSRIMDGSFANQVLAQIYLYERKFADLPAEQKAEHLYVRVLPKKLDEEVAKDMVEGFGGVITKLTAQQAEYIGVDVDGPFKPEAYKY; this is encoded by the coding sequence ATGAGCTTCACCGACTACAAAGTTGCCGATATGTCCCTCGCGAACTGGGGCCGCAAAGAAATTGAAATCGCCGAAGGTGAAATGCCCGCATTGATGGCACTGCGTCGTAAATATGCCGCGAGTAAACCACTGGCCGATGCAAAAATTATCGGCTGTATTCACATGACCATTCAAACCGCTGTATTGATTGAAACCCTGGTAGATTTGGGTGCAGAAGTGCGCTGGTCATCGTGCAATATTTTCTCGACGCAAGATCACGCTGCAGCGGCTATCGCAGCGGCAGGTATTCCAGTATTCGCGTGGAAAGGCGAAACCGAAGAGGAATTCTGGTGGTGTATCGAGCAAACTATTAACAAAGATGGTAAGCCTTGGGATGCCAACATGATTCTCGATGACGGTGGCGATGTTACCCAAGTCGTGCACGAGAAATATCCGCACATGCTCGACAAAATCCACGGCATTTCGGAAGAGACCACCACCGGTGTTCACCGCTTGCTCGATATGTTGAAAAAAGGCCAATTAAAAGTGCCCGCCATTAACGTGAACGACGCGGTTACCAAAAGCAAAAACGACAACAAATACGGTTGCCGTCACAGTTTGAGCGATGCCATCAAACGCGGCACCGACCATTTGCTGATGGGCAAAAAAGCATTGGTTGTCGGTTACGGCGATGTAGGTAAAGGCTCGGCCGCGTCACTGCGCCAGGAAGGAATGATTGTAAAAATTACTGAAATCGATCCTATCTGTGCAATGCAAGCCTGCATGGATGGATTCGAGGTCGTATCTCCTTACAATAACGGCATCAATACCGGTAAATTTGAAGACATCAACCACGCCGTACTTGGTACTACCGATTTGGTTGTCACCACCACCGGCAACGTTAACGTGTGCGACTCAGCCATGCTGCGCGCGTTAAAACGCAATGCCGTTGTGTGTAATATCGGCCACTTTGACAGCGAAATTGACACCGCGTTTATGCGCAAAAACTGGGAGTGGGAAGAGATCAAACCCCAGGTACATAAAGTGTATCGCGACAAAGCCACCAATGATCATTTGATCATCTTGTCGGAAGGTCGCCTGGTGAATTTAGGTAACGCCACCGGCCACCCATCACGCATTATGGATGGCTCTTTTGCCAACCAGGTGCTGGCACAGATCTATTTGTACGAACGCAAATTTGCCGACCTGCCTGCCGAGCAAAAAGCCGAACACTTGTACGTACGTGTACTGCCGAAAAAACTCGACGAAGAAGTGGCTAAAGACATGGTGGAAGGTTTTGGTGGCGTTATTACCAAACTCACCGCGCAACAAGCTGAATATATCGGTGTAGACGTAGACGGCCCATTTAAGCCGGAAGCTTATAAGTATTAA
- a CDS encoding metalloregulator ArsR/SmtB family transcription factor — translation MNQSLHNTADALPVLTDVVELDTPLSPLANLLKAAGDPLRLEILRVLSQDSFGVLELCRIFAIKQSGMSHHLKVLTNAGLLSSRREANSIFYRRAYLAPDHALAALQQQLFATVDTLPIAEHLRAPIRELQQERSLAAQAFFSENADKFRAQQDLIASYPVYAEQMTQLLNNTPLRDKNLALEVGPGEGEFLAVLAQQFNHVIALDNAANMLDKARAYASENQLRNIEFIHGDTRSLPHHKVLADCILVNMVLHHTPSPADIFQDLSNALAPGGALLICDLCRHEQAWAREACGDLWQGFEPQDFSRWAQAATLDEGQSVYFALRNGFQIQLRQFFKPTNY, via the coding sequence ATGAACCAATCCCTGCACAACACGGCGGATGCACTGCCAGTGCTGACCGATGTGGTCGAACTGGATACACCGCTCAGCCCGCTCGCCAACCTGCTCAAAGCAGCGGGCGACCCATTGCGCCTGGAGATTCTACGTGTATTGAGCCAGGACTCCTTCGGGGTATTGGAACTGTGCCGGATTTTTGCGATTAAACAGTCAGGCATGAGCCATCACCTGAAAGTGCTCACCAACGCAGGGCTACTCAGTTCGCGCCGCGAGGCCAATTCGATTTTTTATCGCCGCGCCTATTTAGCACCGGATCACGCCCTCGCCGCGCTACAACAACAGCTATTTGCGACGGTGGATACCCTCCCGATTGCCGAACATTTACGCGCCCCCATCCGCGAGTTGCAGCAGGAACGCAGTTTGGCCGCACAAGCTTTTTTTAGCGAAAACGCCGATAAATTTCGCGCCCAGCAGGATTTGATTGCCAGCTACCCCGTCTACGCCGAACAGATGACACAACTGCTCAATAACACTCCGCTGCGCGACAAAAACCTCGCACTGGAAGTTGGCCCGGGTGAGGGTGAATTTCTGGCAGTACTCGCACAGCAATTCAATCACGTCATCGCCCTGGATAACGCCGCCAATATGCTCGACAAAGCGCGCGCCTATGCCAGCGAAAACCAACTGCGCAATATTGAATTTATTCATGGCGATACGCGCAGCTTGCCCCACCACAAGGTGCTCGCCGATTGCATACTGGTGAATATGGTGCTGCACCACACCCCATCGCCCGCCGATATTTTTCAGGATTTAAGCAATGCACTCGCCCCCGGCGGCGCACTGCTGATCTGCGATCTCTGTCGCCACGAACAAGCCTGGGCACGTGAGGCTTGCGGCGATTTATGGCAGGGCTTTGAACCGCAGGATTTTTCACGCTGGGCGCAGGCAGCCACACTCGATGAAGGCCAGAGTGTGTATTTTGCGTTGCGCAACGGCTTCCAGATTCAATTGCGCCAATTTTTTAAACCGACTAATTACTGA
- the metK gene encoding methionine adenosyltransferase, giving the protein MSEYSVFTSESVSEGHPDKLADQISDAVLDAILKDDPNARVAVETLVKTGMAIVAGEVRTSTYVDLEDLIRQVILDIGYNSSDVGFDGASCAVLNAIGKQSADIAMGVDEADDKDLGAGDQGLMFGYATNETAVLMPAPIFYAHRLVEKQAQLRKSGELPWLRPDAKSQVTLRYENGKPVAIDAVVLSTQHSPSVKQTEIREAVRELIIKNVLPAEWLHKDTQYHINPTGQFIIGGPVGDCGLTGRKIIVDTYGGMARHGGGAFSGKDPSKVDRSAAYAGRYVAKNIVAAGLADRLEIQVSYAIGVAEPTSISINTFGTGKISDAEIINLIREHFDLRPRGLIQMLDLKRPIYRQTAAYGHFGRELPDFTWEKTDKADALKKAL; this is encoded by the coding sequence ATGTCCGAATATTCTGTTTTTACCTCTGAATCTGTTTCCGAAGGTCATCCTGATAAATTAGCGGATCAGATTTCTGATGCCGTGCTCGATGCCATTTTAAAAGACGATCCCAATGCGCGCGTGGCGGTAGAGACGCTGGTAAAAACCGGCATGGCTATTGTCGCCGGTGAAGTGCGTACCTCCACCTATGTCGATCTGGAAGATTTGATTCGCCAAGTCATTCTGGATATTGGCTACAACTCCAGCGATGTCGGTTTTGATGGCGCCAGCTGTGCGGTATTAAATGCAATTGGCAAACAATCTGCGGACATCGCCATGGGTGTAGATGAAGCCGACGATAAAGATTTGGGCGCAGGCGACCAAGGCTTGATGTTTGGTTATGCCACCAATGAAACAGCGGTATTAATGCCTGCTCCGATTTTTTATGCGCACCGTTTGGTAGAAAAACAAGCACAGTTGCGCAAGAGCGGCGAATTACCCTGGCTGCGCCCCGATGCAAAAAGTCAGGTAACGCTGCGCTATGAAAACGGCAAACCAGTAGCCATCGACGCGGTGGTTTTGTCTACCCAACACAGCCCTAGCGTAAAACAAACAGAAATCCGTGAAGCAGTGCGCGAATTAATTATCAAAAACGTATTGCCTGCTGAGTGGCTGCACAAAGATACGCAATACCACATCAATCCCACCGGCCAATTTATTATTGGCGGCCCGGTTGGCGACTGTGGATTGACTGGCCGCAAAATTATTGTCGACACCTACGGTGGTATGGCTCGTCACGGCGGTGGCGCCTTCTCCGGTAAAGACCCATCAAAAGTAGACCGCTCGGCAGCTTATGCTGGCCGCTATGTAGCAAAAAATATTGTTGCTGCCGGCTTGGCAGATCGACTGGAAATTCAAGTGAGTTACGCCATTGGTGTTGCTGAACCCACCTCCATTTCAATCAACACCTTTGGTACCGGAAAAATTTCCGACGCCGAGATTATCAATTTAATTCGCGAACATTTTGATCTGCGCCCTCGCGGCCTGATCCAAATGCTGGATTTAAAACGCCCGATTTATCGCCAGACGGCTGCCTATGGTCACTTCGGTCGCGAACTGCCGGATTTCACTTGGGAGAAAACCGATAAAGCAGATGCACTAAAGAAAGCGCTTTAA